A genomic region of Procambarus clarkii isolate CNS0578487 chromosome 30, FALCON_Pclarkii_2.0, whole genome shotgun sequence contains the following coding sequences:
- the LOC138369908 gene encoding spermatogenesis-associated protein 31H1-like, which produces MPSDPTERMCSDPTERMPSDPSERMPSDPPERMPSDQTERMPRDPTERMPRDPTERMPRDPTERMPSDSTERMPRDSTERMPRDPTERMPIDPTERMPSDSTHAPRPNKTHAQRPNRTHAQRPNRTHAPRPNRTHAPHPSERMPRAHMRHISTSRICIKNI; this is translated from the coding sequence ATGCCCAGTGACCCAACAGAACGCATGTGTAGCGACCCAACAGAACGCATGCCCAGCGACCCATCAGAACGCATGCCCAGCGACCCACCAGAACGCATGCCCAGCGACCAAACAGAACGCATGCCCCGCGACCCAACAGAACGCATGCCCCGCGACCCAACAGAACGCATGCCCCGCGACCCAACAGAACGCATGCCCAGCGACTCAACAGAACGCATGCCCCGTGACTCAACAGAACGCATGCCCCGCGACCCAACAGAACGCATGCCCATCGACCCAACAGAACGCATGCCCAGTGACTCAACGCATGCCCCGCGACCCAACAAAACGCATGCCCAGCGACCTAACAGAACGCATGCCCAGCGACCCAACAGAACGCATGCCCCGCGACCCAACAGAACGCATGCCCCGCACCCATCAGAACGCATGCCCCGCGCCCATATGCGGCACATTTCCACCTCTCGTATATGTATCAAGAATATATAA